The sequence TGAAGCTCAGCCGCCCCGTCTCCTGGTTCCTGCTCGCGTTCGGGGTGTGGAGCTGGTTCATCTGGATCACTTTCGTCAAGAACCTGTGGAAGGACGGCAGCGGGCTCGCGTTCGACGACGCGGGCGACCCGACCACGTACTTCTGGGTGCACCTGCTGCTCGCCATCACGTCCTTTCTTCTGGGGACGGCGGTTGGGGTGATCGGGTTCCGTGGTGTCAGGGCTTTGCGCCGGGAGCGCGCCTGATCATCCGTACGCGGACCGGCGCACGGGCCGGTCCGAGGAGATGTATGTGGGGGAACACACGTGGCAGTGGTCTTCGTCCTGGTGGCGCTCGCGGTGCTGGCGCTGCTCGTCGCCGTGCACCGCTACGTGTGGCGTCGCTTCGTCGGTGACACGACGGCTCGGGGCAGCGCGATGCGCGGGGCGGGCACGGTCGCCGCGTTCGTCCTGCCGCTGCTGAGCGTCGGCGCACTGGTCTCCGGCCGTGCGGGCGCCCCCTTCTGGCTCCAGCAGGTACTGGCCTGGCCGGGCTATCTGTGGCTGGCCGCCCTGCTGTATCTGACGCTGGCTCTGCTCGTCGGCGAGGCCGTACGCCCGGTCCTGAGCCGGGTGCTCGCCCGCCGGGACCGCGGGGCGGCCGAGGAGAGGAGCGCGGAGGAGGCAGCGGAGGAGAGCGGGGAGAAGAGGAGCGCCCGCCCGCGTACCGGGGCCCCTGCCCTGGCAGGCGCCCCGGCCGACTCGCCCGCGCCCCCGGCCGACGGGAGGGCCGGGCACGAGCCCGCGCAAGCCATCGCGCCCGCGCAAGCCATCGCGCCCGCGCAAGCCACCGCGCCCCCGCAGGCCACCGCGCCCCCGGAAGGCGCCGAGTCCGCCGCAGCCGCAGCCCCAGCCGCAGCCCCAGCCGCGGCCCCGCCCGCCACCGGCCCCTCGCGGCGGCTGTTCGTCGCCAGGGCCGTCGGCGGCGCGGCCGCCGTCGCCGGGCTTGGCACCGTCGGATACGGCACGTACGGGGTGCTGCGCGGCCCCCGCACCAAGCGGATCACCGTGCCGCTCGCCAAGCTGCCCCGCTCGGCGCACGGCTACCGGATCGCCGTCGTCAGCGATGTCCACCTCGGCCCGATCCTCGGCC is a genomic window of Streptomyces sp. NBC_01237 containing:
- a CDS encoding SCO4848 family membrane protein, whose translation is MKLSRPVSWFLLAFGVWSWFIWITFVKNLWKDGSGLAFDDAGDPTTYFWVHLLLAITSFLLGTAVGVIGFRGVRALRRERA
- a CDS encoding metallophosphoesterase; the protein is MVFVLVALAVLALLVAVHRYVWRRFVGDTTARGSAMRGAGTVAAFVLPLLSVGALVSGRAGAPFWLQQVLAWPGYLWLAALLYLTLALLVGEAVRPVLSRVLARRDRGAAEERSAEEAAEESGEKRSARPRTGAPALAGAPADSPAPPADGRAGHEPAQAIAPAQAIAPAQATAPPQATAPPEGAESAAAAAPAAAPAAAPPATGPSRRLFVARAVGGAAAVAGLGTVGYGTYGVLRGPRTKRITVPLAKLPRSAHGYRIAVVSDVHLGPILGRAHTTRIVDAVNATRPDLIAVVGDLVDGSVADLGTAAEPLARLEARHGSYFVTGNHEYFSGAAQWVDHVRELGLHPLENARVEFDGFDLAGVNDIAGESEGQGPDFVRALGDRDRARAAVLLAHQPVVIHDAVEHGVDLQLSGHTHGGQLWPGSLIAGLANPTVAGLERYGDTQLYVSRGAGAWGPPVRVGAASDITVVELASRQA